One Microbacterium keratanolyticum DNA window includes the following coding sequences:
- a CDS encoding IclR family transcriptional regulator, whose translation MERQNRVIPGAQAIARAAHLLRLVTSSGTNGAALHDLAHTAGLTRSTAHRLLSALRAEGLVDRDEESARWMPGPELFLMGTVAAARYDVTPLARDIVRSLAVKTEESAFFSVRRGDETVCLLREEGAFPIRSFVLSEGLRFPLGVASAGIAILAFLPDHDVDAYLDRHPELSEQWGRPHGETALRTRLAETKERGFAINPGLIVEGSWGIGAAVFDRAGRPDWALSLTGVEFRFGPDRMAHLGRTLLAHAHELSARIANARR comes from the coding sequence ATGGAACGCCAGAACCGCGTCATTCCCGGTGCCCAGGCCATCGCACGCGCGGCACATCTGCTTCGTCTGGTCACCTCGAGCGGCACGAACGGCGCCGCGCTGCACGACCTGGCGCACACGGCGGGCCTCACCCGTTCGACGGCGCACCGCCTATTGAGCGCGCTGCGCGCCGAGGGCCTCGTCGACCGGGACGAGGAGAGCGCCAGGTGGATGCCAGGACCTGAACTCTTCCTTATGGGAACAGTGGCCGCGGCACGCTACGACGTCACCCCGCTCGCTCGAGACATCGTGCGCTCGCTCGCCGTCAAGACAGAAGAGAGCGCCTTCTTCTCCGTGCGCCGCGGCGACGAGACCGTCTGCCTGCTTCGCGAGGAGGGCGCGTTCCCCATCCGCTCCTTCGTGCTCAGCGAGGGTCTCCGGTTTCCGCTGGGCGTCGCCAGCGCCGGGATCGCGATCCTCGCCTTCCTGCCTGACCACGATGTGGATGCGTACCTCGACCGGCATCCTGAACTCAGCGAGCAGTGGGGCCGGCCCCATGGCGAGACCGCGCTGCGCACCCGGCTCGCAGAGACGAAGGAGCGCGGCTTCGCGATCAACCCGGGGCTCATCGTCGAAGGCAGCTGGGGCATCGGGGCCGCCGTCTTCGATCGCGCAGGCCGCCCGGACTGGGCGCTCAGCCTCACCGGGGTCGAGTTCCGCTTCGGCCCCGACCGGATGGCTCACCTCGGTCGCACGCTCCTCGCGCACGCACACGAGCTCTCCGCACGCATCGCGAATGCGCGACGTTGA
- a CDS encoding FBP domain-containing protein, with protein sequence MRPIDERAIRASFRNATRKETTDLQLPVNFADIDFERLDFLGWVDPKLPRRAYVVVWRDDVLTGVILQRAEQRVLARALCSWCEDVTLRNDVQLYAARKAGAAGRKGDTVGTLICAEFGCCRSVRMLPPLAYEGYDRELARDLRILRLQEHVSAFVGAVLDDVQG encoded by the coding sequence ATGCGTCCCATCGACGAGCGCGCCATTCGCGCATCCTTCCGCAACGCCACCCGCAAAGAGACCACAGATCTTCAGCTGCCCGTGAACTTCGCGGACATCGATTTCGAACGTCTCGACTTCCTCGGCTGGGTGGATCCCAAGCTGCCGCGCCGCGCCTACGTGGTGGTGTGGCGCGACGACGTTCTGACCGGGGTGATCCTGCAGCGAGCCGAGCAGCGGGTGCTCGCACGAGCGCTGTGCTCCTGGTGCGAGGATGTCACGCTCCGCAACGACGTGCAGTTGTACGCGGCACGCAAGGCGGGGGCCGCGGGGCGCAAGGGAGACACGGTCGGCACCCTCATCTGCGCGGAGTTCGGCTGCTGCCGGTCGGTGCGGATGCTGCCGCCCCTCGCCTACGAGGGGTACGACCGCGAACTGGCGCGCGACCTGCGGATTCTGCGCCTGCAGGAGCATGTCTCAGCGTTTGTCGGCGCGGTTCTCGACGACGTGCAGGGCTGA
- a CDS encoding inositol monophosphatase family protein, with the protein MTSSPDTTVLRGDLDLALRLAGAADAQSLPRFDSADLDVSLKADRSHVTDADLATERAIRSLLATERPTDGIFGEEYGSEGDTHRQWIIDPIDGTANFLRGVPLWGTMIALAVDGTPILGVVSMPALGRRWWGLVGEGAWTNADATPRSIRVSNVSTLDEASASFQSIAQWDEAGRLPALVALSRRVWRDRAYGDVYSYMMLAEGRLEMVAEFDVKEYDIAAATAIVNAAGGRMTSFDGDETISALSTLATNGVLHQDFLDLLHSPPPTTD; encoded by the coding sequence GTGACTTCCTCCCCCGACACCACCGTTCTTCGGGGTGACCTCGACCTCGCGCTGCGGCTCGCTGGCGCGGCGGACGCGCAGTCCCTCCCCCGCTTCGATTCGGCCGATCTGGACGTCTCGCTCAAGGCAGATCGCTCACATGTGACGGATGCCGACCTTGCCACGGAACGTGCGATTCGCTCGCTCCTGGCGACCGAGCGTCCCACTGACGGGATCTTCGGCGAGGAGTACGGCAGTGAGGGAGACACCCACAGACAGTGGATCATCGACCCGATCGACGGCACCGCGAACTTCCTCCGCGGCGTCCCGTTGTGGGGAACGATGATCGCGCTCGCGGTCGACGGCACTCCAATTCTCGGTGTCGTCAGCATGCCCGCGCTGGGCCGCCGCTGGTGGGGGCTCGTCGGCGAAGGAGCCTGGACGAACGCCGATGCGACGCCGCGCAGCATCCGGGTGTCTAATGTCTCGACATTGGATGAGGCCAGTGCCAGCTTCCAGAGCATCGCACAGTGGGACGAAGCCGGGCGTCTTCCCGCGCTCGTCGCGCTGAGCCGCCGTGTCTGGCGTGACCGCGCCTACGGCGACGTCTACTCGTACATGATGCTCGCCGAAGGCCGTCTCGAGATGGTCGCCGAGTTCGACGTCAAGGAGTACGACATCGCCGCGGCAACGGCCATTGTGAACGCGGCCGGTGGCCGAATGACGTCCTTCGACGGTGATGAGACGATCTCAGCGCTCTCGACACTTGCCACCAACGGGGTGCTCCATCAGGACTTCCTCGATCTGCTCCATTCGCCCCCTCCCACCACGGACTGA
- a CDS encoding DUF6766 family protein, protein MSAVRRVLRDNGLSLAFFLAFAAALVGQSLAGLAAMNEERLQHDQSPVGYLDFVTSSDFLVDVAENWQSEFLQFTLFILGTVWLIQRGSPESKKPGNEGVGSDKEQLVGAHARRDSPEWARSRGVRLWLYSNSLLLLMTGIFFFSWFAQSVAGQVVANEENAQHGVSPVTWVEYVASPDFWNRTLQNWQSEFLAVGAMVVFSIYLRQRGSSESKPVGAPHHLSSIEAE, encoded by the coding sequence ATGAGCGCCGTGCGTCGGGTGTTGCGCGACAACGGTCTGAGCCTTGCCTTCTTCCTGGCATTTGCCGCCGCCCTGGTCGGGCAGTCCCTTGCCGGGCTCGCCGCGATGAACGAAGAGCGGTTGCAGCACGATCAATCACCGGTGGGCTACCTGGATTTCGTCACGTCCTCAGATTTTCTTGTGGATGTCGCGGAGAACTGGCAGTCAGAGTTCCTCCAGTTCACGCTTTTCATCCTTGGCACGGTCTGGCTGATTCAGCGTGGTTCTCCGGAGTCCAAGAAGCCGGGGAATGAAGGAGTCGGCAGCGACAAGGAGCAACTCGTCGGCGCGCATGCCCGTCGTGATTCGCCGGAATGGGCACGATCCCGCGGCGTTCGTCTCTGGCTGTACTCGAACTCGCTGCTTCTGCTGATGACCGGGATCTTCTTCTTCTCCTGGTTCGCGCAGTCTGTGGCGGGGCAGGTCGTCGCCAACGAGGAGAACGCGCAACACGGGGTATCGCCGGTCACGTGGGTTGAGTACGTCGCCTCGCCAGACTTCTGGAATCGCACACTGCAGAACTGGCAATCGGAGTTCCTCGCGGTGGGCGCGATGGTGGTCTTCAGCATCTATCTGCGCCAACGTGGGTCAAGCGAGTCCAAGCCTGTCGGTGCGCCGCATCACCTGAGCAGCATTGAAGCGGAGTAG
- a CDS encoding DUF7882 family protein, which yields MGQLFYDDSRTPIRIDDVVLAHLKIVIVAKLRRRESFTLTWQHAAEDAPGRSTILLSPAIPLRFVFDEPVGPVLDPEWIKALTDTVNATGGVQLSDGTVVSNG from the coding sequence ATGGGACAGCTCTTCTACGACGATTCCCGGACGCCCATCAGGATCGATGATGTTGTGCTCGCGCACCTCAAGATCGTGATCGTCGCCAAGCTGAGGCGCCGGGAGAGTTTCACGCTCACCTGGCAGCACGCTGCGGAGGATGCGCCCGGCCGCTCGACGATCCTGCTCAGCCCCGCCATCCCGCTCCGCTTCGTCTTTGACGAGCCGGTCGGGCCTGTCCTCGACCCCGAATGGATCAAGGCGCTGACCGACACGGTCAACGCCACTGGTGGTGTTCAGCTGTCTGACGGCACGGTGGTATCGAACGGCTGA